One window of the Coregonus clupeaformis isolate EN_2021a unplaced genomic scaffold, ASM2061545v1 scaf2195, whole genome shotgun sequence genome contains the following:
- the LOC123488343 gene encoding rho GTPase-activating protein 27-like, translating into MSSLVCSMGLVLVEFEYEYTGRDGGLVSIKPNERYILLAKTNDHWWHVRKNEHARPFYIPAKYVKELPAEFPSPLDFADPPSTDLVPVPVPVPVPVPVPKHSVPDRAETRAGDEVTIRLRSPKRHKKTEHRMSTFGVPLEFHDPPPVAFKRGGLNDSLPGLHSYVAPEVPLTANDSAKHKKQLSLASGVLFGSSHTLSVEEPLS; encoded by the coding sequence ATGTCTTCCTTGGTGTGCAGCATGGGGCTGGTGCTGGTAGAGTTTGAGTACGAGTACACGGGCCGCGACGGGGGCCTGGTGTCCATCAAGCCCAACGAACGGTACATCCTGCTGGCCAAGACCAACGACCACTGGTGGCACGTGCGCAAGAACGAGCATGCAAGGCCCTTCTATATACCTGCTAAATACGTCAAGGAGCTCCCTGCAGAGTTCCCATCCCCGCTGGACTTTGCTGACCCGCCCAGTACCGATTTGGTCCCAGTTCCGGTTCCTGTGCCAGTGCCAGTGCCAGTCCCAAAGCACTCCGTACCAGACCGGGCAGAAACGAGGGCGGGAGATGAGGTGACTATCCGCCTCCGCTCCCCAAAGAGACATAAGAAGACTGAGCACCGCATGTCCACATTCGGCGTACCCTTAGAATTCCACGACCCGCCCCCCGTGGCTTTCAAGCGCGGCGGGCTTAACGATTCGCTGCCGGGCCTTCACTCCTATGTTGCCCCTGAGGTTCCCTTAACAGCCAACGATAGTGCCAAACACAAGAAGCAATTAAGCCTGGCTTCCGGTGTGCTCTTCGGCTCCTCCCACACCCTGTCGGTGGAGGAGCCTCTCTCCTGA